Sequence from the Megalops cyprinoides isolate fMegCyp1 chromosome 4, fMegCyp1.pri, whole genome shotgun sequence genome:
aaatgccacaaataAAATGCCTTTTGCTTCCCACTTTCCTTAAACACTGTGTTTTAAAGGCACTTTTATCATTTACTTGGATTTAAGATGctcacagaaatattttctgGCGATAACTTAATTGATATTTGTTGTGTGGACTTGCAGTGCGATTCAGAGCCTCGGGGCCCAGTAAGAACAAGAAGGATTGGTTTATACTTTAATGGTGTAATAGTCTAAAGTCATCATCATTATATTATCATAAGGTACCCCTGCCGGAAAATGGTGTCATGTGAATGGGGGGATTTTCTGTTGCGGCACTGCATGGAAGCACAAATCAAGTTTGCACAGTACAGTGACATGTCGACCAGagagctgttttttatttatcatctTAATAATTGCTAGATTTCCACAGTCTTGACAGTGAggagaatccccccccccccccccccccccggaactGCGGTTTACTCGCGCGTGTGCAAATTGCAGTCTCAAGAGGTCTGGACCAATGCGTGATAAAACACTGCACGGACGTCGTCGTCTTGGCAGATCGAACACTCGCTGCACAGTTAAACTGAATGACACGATGCTCACACTCAACACGACTGTTCCTCTTGCATTTGACTTTAATCGTCCAGAAGACtacttcatttttctgttccaTATTCTCTTCGCTACTAGTGCGGTCTTTCTTGCTGGCTCAGTGGTAATTGGAATATTGAGTACGAGGGGGCTTCGAATTCAAAACAGATTCATTTTCATGCTCAATACCAGCATTAGCGACACACTCACCGGGTTCTCTGTGTATTATCTTGGTCTATTTGATGTACAAGAGGGATACCCGTCAAGGAATGGTACATTTTATATTCTGCCTTCTTTTCTTGGAGTAAATATCCTTActtttctgtttgcacagaTTGACCGCTATATCGCTGTTTGCCATCCTTTCTTTTATAGTCGCTACATTATGCGACCGGTTGTTATTGGAATTTGTGTCTTTTGTTggttttacacatacagtatattaacgGTGCAGAACCTCGTTCCTATTTCAAAGGCTGCACAAATAAACGCGTTTGGCGTAATGACTTTACAGATAATTGTGCTCACAAAAGTTCTGATGACCATAAAGCTATATGTTATTGCCAGATACCAACTTGCACGAGATCCACCaagcacagagaaggagaacaaGAAGGAATCTTTGAGGATCATAGTATTTGTGGTTATATGTTTCTTAACGCTGTGGTGTCCCTCCTTCGTTAATATTATTGTGAAGCAGTTGACTTTGCACGGCCTAAAATTCAGGAATGAAGCCACTAACCTCTTTGCAACCATGGCACGATTTAACGCACTTAGCACACCAGCGGTGTACATCTGGGGGAGCCCCGCGCTTCGCGAGGCTGTGAAGCAAACAGTGTGGCGAAGAATGTGTCCAGTGAGAAATTTGAGGTAGGGTGAATTCAATTATTGATTCACCATTTACAGCAGAACTGAACGTGACTGATGCGCATGAATATTAATGATGCTTGTTCTTTTACTTATTCCAACAGAATCGCTCTCGATCACGGAGAGGGTGGCAATGACCGACAAGAAATATCAAGCATTGCCATAGCAAGGGGATCCAAGAAACCCTGAATGACCGGACTAAACGGCTGCACACCCAGCGGTACcatcttttgttttcaaaaatattagGATTTTTGTTGCTATTTTCAATTATACTAATACATTCATAATGTCGTCGACATATTGAATGCATTATCACTTTACGGTTGCATCAATTATTATGCAAAAAAGGTGCAGACGGCCAATATATGCgtttataaatatgcatttttaagtgtttttgctTTTAGGACTATGAGACACTCCGGTGGATTGTTTGTGAATCATTGGAGTATGACTaccaaatacaaacaaacaaaaaaaatcaacagaaagaGAATACATCGAAGAGGGTAACATGTCATTAAGGATCATTTATATCACTTTCCAGGTATTTCGCTTGTCCTCGTTAATCAATC
This genomic interval carries:
- the LOC118776162 gene encoding G-protein coupled receptor 183-like, which codes for MLTLNTTVPLAFDFNRPEDYFIFLFHILFATSAVFLAGSVVIGILSTRGLRIQNRFIFMLNTSISDTLTGFSVYYLGLFDVQEGYPSRNGTFYILPSFLGVNILTFLFAQIDRYIAVCHPFFYSRYIMRPVVIGICVFCWFYTYSILTVQNLVPISKAAQINAFGVMTLQIIVLTKVLMTIKLYVIARYQLARDPPSTEKENKKESLRIIVFVVICFLTLWCPSFVNIIVKQLTLHGLKFRNEATNLFATMARFNALSTPAVYIWGSPALREAVKQTVWRRMCPRAQQNRAVNDLAVNPKLGPDREAELLLMGLFITDAQSQVCWTSANHRVLSMVLICL